A window from Plasmodium gaboni strain SY75 chromosome 9, whole genome shotgun sequence encodes these proteins:
- a CDS encoding high molecular weight rhoptry protein 3 has protein sequence MRSKHLVTFFIITFLSFSTVKVWGKDVFAGFVTKKLKTLLDCNFALYYNLKGNGPDAGSFLDFVDEPEQFYWFVEHYLSVKFRVPKHLKDKNIHNFTPCLNRSWVSEFLKEYEEPFVNPVMKFLDKEQRLYFAYTFGDLEPQGKYTYFPVKEFHKYCILPPLIKTNIKDGESGEFLKYELNKEEYKVFLSSVGSQMTAIKNLYSTVEDEQRKQLLKVIIENENTNDISVQCPTYNIKLHYTKECANSNNILKCIDEFLRKTCEKKIDSKHPSADLCDHLQFLFETLKNPYLDNFKKFVSNSDFTLIKPQSVWNVPIFDEYKPKNYLDSVQNLDTECFKKLNSKNLIFLSFHDDIPNNPYYNVELQEIVKLSTYTYSIFDKLYNFFFVFKKSGAPISPVSVKELSHNITDFSFKEDNSEIQCQNVRKSLDLEIDVEAMKGIAAEKLCKIIEKFILTKDATGKPEKSDIHRGFRILCILISTHVEAYNIVRQLLNMESMISLTRYTSLYIHKFFKSVTLLKGNFLYKNSKAIRYSRACSKASLHVPSVLYRRNIYIPETFLSLYLGLSNLVSSNPSSPFFEYAIIEFLVTYYNKGSEKFVLYFISIISVLYINEYYYEQLSCFYPKEFELIKSRMIHPNIVDRILKGIDNLLKSSRYDKMRTMYLDFESSDIFSREKVFTALYNFDSFIKTNEQLKKKNLEEISEIPVQLETYNDGIGYRKQDVLYETDKPQTMDEAAYEETVDEDAHHVNEKQHSAHFLDVISEEDILEEKTKDQDLERELYKYMGPLKEKSRSASTASTSDELSGSEGPSTKSTSKASNDQSSSQSEDNTYKEMEELEEAEGSSNLKKGMEFYKSSLKLDQLDKEKPKKKKSKKKKRDSSSDRILLEESNTFTSENDL, from the exons ATGCGTAGTAAGCATTTAgtaacattttttattattacttttttatcattttcaaCCGTTAAGg ttTGGGGAAAAGATGTATTCGCCGGTTTCGTAAcaaagaaattaaaaacCCTGTTAGACTGTAATTTTGctctttattataatttgaAAGGAAATGGCCCAGACGCTGGA TCCTTTTTAGATTTTGTGGATGAACCTGAACAATTTTACTGGTTCGTAGAACATTATTTATCTGTGAAATTTCGAGTTCCAAAACATCTTAAAGATAAAAACATACATAATTTTACACCTTGCTTAAATAGATCATGGGTATCtgaatttttaaaagaatatgaaGAACCATTTGTAAATCCTGTTATGAAATTTCTTGATAAAGAACAAAGATTATATTTTGCATATACATTTGGTGATTTAGAACCACAAGgaaaatatacatatttcCCAGTTAAAGAATTTCACAAATATTGTATATTACCCCCATTAATAAAAActaatataaaagatgGTGAAAGTGGagaatttttaaaatacgaattaaataaagaagaatataaaGTTTTTCTTTCTTCTGTTGGTTCTCAAATGACAgctataaaaaatttatattcaaCAGTTGAAGATGAACAAAGAAAACAATTATTAAAAGTTATCatagaaaatgaaaatacaAATGATATATCTGTCCAATGTCCAACTTATAACATAAAATTACATTATACAAAAGAATGTGctaatagtaataatatattaaaatgtattGATGAATTTCTTAGAAAAACATGTGAAAAGAAAATAGATAGTAAACATCCTTCTGCAGATTTATGTGACCATTTACAATTCCTTTTTGAAACATTAAAGAATCCTTACTTGgataattttaaaaaatttgtaAGCAACAGTGATTTTACTTTAATCAAACCTCAATCAGTCTGGAATGTACCTATATTCGATGAATATAAAccaaaaaattatttagATAGTGTACAAAATTTAGATACAGAATGTTTTAAGAAATTAAATAGCAAAAATTTGATCTTCTTATCATTCCATGATGATATACCTAACAATCCATATTACAATGTTGAACTTCAAGAAATTGTTAAATTGAGTACCTACACATACAGCATATTTG ataaattatataatttcttcttcgtttttaaaaaaagtgGAGCTCCCATTAGTCCAGTGTCAG TTAAAGAATTGAGCCACAATATTACCGATTTTAGCTTTAAAGAGGACAACAGTGAAA TTCAATGCCAAAATGTAAGAAAGAGTTTAGATTTAGAAATAGATGTAGAAGCAATGAAAGGTATTGCTGCAGAAAAGTTATGTAAGATTATTGAAAAATTTATTCTTACAAAAGATGCTACAGGCAAACCTGAAAAGAGTGATATACACAGAGGTTTCCGTATCTTATGTATATTAATATCTACTCATGTAGAAGCTTATAATATAGTTAGAcaattattaaatatggAAAGTATGATATCTTTAACAAGATATACTTCATTATATATCcataaattttttaagagtgtaacattattaaaaggaaactttttatataaaaatagtaAAGCTATAAGATATTCACGTGCTTGTAGTAAAGCCTCATTACACGTTCCATCAGTTTTATACagaagaaatatttatattccTGAAACATTcttatcattatatttagGTTTATCAAATTTAGTGTCTTCAAATCCTAGCAGTCCATTTTTTGAATATGCAATTATAGAATTTTTAGTAACTTATTACAATAAGGGTTCTGAAAAATTCgttctttattttatatctattatctcagttttatatatcaacgaatattattatgaacaACTTTCATGTTTCTATCCAAAAGAATttgaattaataaaatcaAGAATGATACATCCAAATATAGTAGATCGTATATTAAAGGGTATAGATAACTTATTGAAAAGTTCAAGATATGATAAAATGCGTACAATGTACTTGGATTTCGAAAGTTCCGATATTTTCTCTAGAGAAAAAG TTTTCACTGCCTTATACAACTTCGATAGTTTCATTAAGACCAATGAACAATTAAAGAAGAAGAACTTAGAAGAAATATCAGAAATACCTGTACAATTAGAAACATATAATGATGGTATTGGTTACAGAAAACAAGACGTTCTTTATGAAACTGATAAACCACAAACTATGGATGAAGCTGCATATGAAGAAACTGTAGATGAAGATGCTCATCACGTTAATGAAAAACAACACAGTGCCCACTTCTTAGATGTTATTTCAGAAGAAGACATATTAGAAGAAAAAACCAAGGATCAAGATTTAGAAAGAGaattatacaaatatatgggaccattaaaagaaaaatcTAGAAGTGCAAGTACTGCATCTACTAGTGATGAATTATCAGGTTCTGAAGGCCCTTCTACTAAATCAACATCTAAAGCAAGCAATGATCAATCATCATCTCAAAGTGAAGATAATACATACAAAGAAATGGAAGAATTAGAAGAGGCTGAAGGATCTTCAAATCTTAAAAAAGGTATGGAATTTTATAAATCTTCCCTAAAACTTGATCAGTTAGATAAAGAAAAACctaaaaagaaaaaatctaaaaaaaaaaaaagagacAGTTCCAGTGACagaatattattagaaGAATCTAACACCTTTACTTCAGAAAATGATTtgtaa